A single region of the Lotus japonicus ecotype B-129 chromosome 4, LjGifu_v1.2 genome encodes:
- the LOC130711505 gene encoding agamous-like MADS-box protein MADS2: MGRGKVELKRIENKINRQVTFAKRRNGILKKAYELSVLCDAEVALIIFSNRGKLYEFSSTSSIMKTLEKYQKYSYSALESSSPTNDTQNYQEYVRLKARVENLQRSQRNLLGEDIAQMNTTQLEQLENQLEVALRNIRSTKTQFMLDQLADLHNKEAVLVETNHVLRNKLEESNNSHNPVVRLALEAGVPNIHYTRFPPQSEGFFQHMGVNPNLQIGYNPSHDDVNAGASSLNMHGFASGWML; this comes from the exons atGGGAAGAGGGAAAGTTGAACTGAAGAGGATAGAGAACAAAATTAACAGGCAAGTGACTTTTGCCAAGAGAAGAAATGGGATACTCAAGAAGGCTTATGAGCTCTCTGTTCTCTGTGATGCTGAGGTTGCTCTCATCATCTTCTCCAACCGTGGGAAGCTCTATGAGTTCAGCAGCACCTccag CATAATGAAAACACTGGAAAAATACCAGAAGTACAGTTACAGTGCACTAGAGTCCAGCAGTCCAACCAATGATACTCAG AACTACCAGGAATATGTGAGACTAAAAGCAAGGGTAGAAAACCTGCAACGTTCACAAAG GAACCTTCTCGGAGAAGATATTGCTCAAATGAATACAACTCAGCTGGAGCAGCTTGAGAATCAATTGGAGGTAGCATTGAGGAACATCAGGTCAACAAAG ACTCAATTCATGCTTGACCAGCTCGCTGATCTTCACAACAAG GAAGCAGTGCTAGTCGAAACTAATCATGTGTTAAGGAACAAG TTGGAAGAAAGTAATAACTCACATAATCCAGTGGTCAGATTGGCTTTGGAAGCTGGAGTGCCTAACATCCATTACACTCGCTTCCCTCCTCAATCAGAGGGGTTTTTCCAGCATATGGGAGTGAATCCAAACTTGCAAATTGG GTACAATCCCAGCCATGATGATGTAAATGCTGGAGCTTCATCCTTAAATATGCATGGATTCGCCTCTGGGTGGATGCTGTGA